Proteins encoded together in one Halalkaliarchaeum sp. AArc-CO window:
- a CDS encoding 4Fe-4S binding protein: MSGSDEQLTLGAVVEPRTSLANETGSWRSQRPVFDHDTCIGCGLCERFCPDGVAQEIENGAYDVDLTYCKGCGICAERCPVDAIEMVPEVK, from the coding sequence ATGAGCGGCAGCGACGAGCAGTTGACCCTCGGTGCGGTCGTAGAGCCCCGGACGAGCCTCGCAAACGAGACCGGCAGCTGGCGCTCCCAGCGACCGGTGTTCGATCACGACACCTGCATTGGATGTGGCCTGTGTGAACGGTTCTGCCCGGACGGGGTCGCACAGGAAATCGAGAACGGCGCGTACGACGTGGACTTGACTTACTGTAAGGGATGCGGGATCTGCGCCGAGCGCTGTCCAGTCGACGCGATCGAGATGGTCCCGGAGGTGAAATGA
- a CDS encoding metallophosphoesterase, translating into MAAEGEDPVYYVISDLHIGGDEQLEEIEFFDELLDFLQRLAKTDEDAELIINGDAFGLWEFTGIDGPEKFDVLEETYPELFEQLRDTGENVPITMLPGNHDHELAAYEEYVDRFAAYNVEVVQDRSITRPVGDRVIHFEHGHQQDPNNRIEDWGNPHMTPLGYFYNTHVVSRAGHLSDRGRFNWLKDVQAVTPTERMPNWLVSKYFYREMNPLLRYAAVPFLFLFNISLVLAVLAGLDLAGIWSMPVERTEAFLGQFGIAGAAAHLLLTVNVAIAGLLLLVGIPAYFFLRDARKTIDRFGVFETEITVDPERPYRKAAREVFLQNPETAIFCYGHTHRPKVRQVDGGLLVNTGTWLKRLHRREVIAGRLPPVFYPSYQLCAVRIESEPEGVAVEYEAIEKPSPVSEELTLTERLLTLGREPNPTLPDRTVLSDGDDSRTDDTRERASTADVTTESARG; encoded by the coding sequence ATGGCTGCCGAGGGCGAGGACCCGGTCTACTACGTGATCAGCGATCTTCACATCGGCGGCGACGAACAGCTGGAGGAGATCGAGTTCTTCGATGAACTGTTGGACTTCCTGCAACGGCTGGCGAAAACCGACGAGGACGCCGAGCTGATAATCAACGGCGACGCGTTCGGCCTCTGGGAGTTCACCGGGATCGACGGCCCGGAGAAGTTCGACGTCCTCGAGGAGACGTATCCGGAGCTGTTCGAGCAGCTCCGGGACACCGGCGAGAACGTCCCGATCACGATGCTCCCCGGCAACCACGATCACGAACTCGCCGCCTACGAGGAGTACGTCGATCGGTTCGCAGCGTACAACGTCGAGGTCGTCCAGGACCGGTCGATCACCCGCCCGGTCGGCGACCGCGTGATCCACTTCGAGCACGGCCACCAGCAGGATCCGAACAACCGGATCGAAGACTGGGGGAACCCCCACATGACGCCGCTGGGCTACTTTTACAACACCCACGTCGTGAGCCGTGCCGGCCACCTCTCGGATCGCGGCCGGTTCAACTGGCTGAAGGACGTCCAGGCGGTGACCCCCACGGAGCGAATGCCGAACTGGCTGGTCTCGAAATACTTCTACCGGGAGATGAACCCCCTGTTGCGGTACGCCGCGGTCCCGTTTTTGTTCCTGTTCAACATCAGCCTCGTGCTCGCGGTGCTGGCGGGGCTGGACCTGGCGGGGATCTGGTCGATGCCGGTCGAGCGAACCGAGGCGTTCCTCGGCCAGTTCGGGATCGCCGGGGCGGCCGCCCATCTCCTGCTTACTGTGAACGTCGCGATCGCCGGCCTGCTGTTGCTCGTCGGGATCCCCGCCTACTTCTTCCTGCGTGACGCCCGGAAAACGATCGACCGTTTCGGCGTCTTCGAGACCGAGATCACGGTCGATCCGGAGCGACCGTACCGCAAGGCCGCACGCGAAGTGTTCTTGCAGAACCCCGAGACGGCGATCTTCTGTTACGGTCACACCCACCGTCCAAAGGTTCGGCAGGTCGACGGCGGGCTCCTGGTCAACACTGGCACCTGGCTGAAGCGACTCCACCGTCGAGAGGTCATCGCCGGCCGACTGCCGCCGGTCTTTTATCCTTCCTACCAGCTGTGTGCCGTCCGCATCGAGTCCGAGCCCGAGGGTGTGGCCGTCGAATACGAGGCGATCGAAAAGCCCAGCCCGGTCTCCGAGGAGCTCACGCTCACCGAACGACTCCTGACGCTCGGTCGCGAACCGAACCCGACGCTCCCCGACCGGACGGTCCTTTCGGACGGTGACGACTCTCGAACTGACGATACGCGCGAACGCGCGAGCACAGCAGACGTGACGACGGAATCAGCCCGCGGCTGA
- the trmY gene encoding tRNA (pseudouridine(54)-N(1))-methyltransferase TrmY: MSEAPDAEKGGSVSFVIVGHDAPTTPDFSLSDLPGGAGRLDLLARCVNAGLFLSHGIRENVRVHLVLSDTFTVSFDGGTVRNLAPDERNVAARVRGALAASDGAIGHQPAEPSPGVRLYRMGFEETLESVAGGGRRVSGPGQGGPPDPTAIQLHEDGTPLPELAVPDAPVFVLSDHHDFSEEEAALVSTVADERVRVGPERIHADHAIAIAHNYLDTDGYQRY, encoded by the coding sequence GTGAGCGAAGCACCCGACGCAGAAAAAGGTGGGAGTGTCTCATTCGTAATCGTGGGCCACGACGCCCCGACGACGCCGGACTTTTCGCTGTCGGATCTCCCGGGCGGCGCCGGCCGGCTCGACCTGCTCGCGCGGTGTGTCAACGCCGGACTGTTCCTCTCGCACGGGATCCGCGAGAACGTCCGCGTCCACCTCGTTTTGAGCGACACCTTCACCGTCAGCTTCGACGGCGGCACCGTCCGCAACCTCGCGCCCGACGAGCGCAACGTCGCCGCCCGGGTTCGCGGCGCACTTGCGGCAAGCGACGGAGCCATCGGTCACCAACCCGCCGAGCCGTCCCCCGGCGTCCGGCTCTACCGCATGGGGTTCGAGGAGACGCTCGAGTCCGTCGCCGGCGGCGGGCGACGCGTCTCGGGCCCGGGACAGGGCGGGCCACCCGATCCGACAGCCATCCAGCTCCACGAGGACGGAACGCCGCTGCCGGAGCTCGCGGTGCCCGACGCGCCCGTGTTCGTCCTCTCGGATCACCACGACTTCAGCGAGGAGGAGGCGGCGCTGGTTTCGACAGTCGCCGACGAACGCGTCCGGGTCGGCCCCGAGCGCATCCACGCCGACCACGCGATCGCCATTGCGCACAACTATCTCGACACTGACGGCTACCAACGGTACTGA
- the dph5 gene encoding diphthine synthase, whose protein sequence is MLTFIGLGLYDERSITVEGRETLRSADRVFAEFYTSRLIGTDVETLEAYHDVEIEVRDREGVERDPGPILEASAEGNVAFLTAGDTMISTTHVDLRLRALERGIDTRVIHGVTAESAAAGLTGLQNYRFGKAVTLPFPYAHGGEDVPDSVIDTIETNRERGLHTLVYLDIKVGTGPRGPDPEHEEYMTADVAADLLASAWHDELGVVVARAGSPDPVVAADRLSNLADRSFGEPLHLLVIPGDLHHIEADALGGLADASAELLGE, encoded by the coding sequence ATGCTCACGTTCATCGGACTCGGGCTCTACGACGAGCGATCCATCACCGTCGAGGGACGGGAAACGCTCCGGTCGGCAGACCGGGTCTTCGCCGAGTTTTACACTAGCCGGCTGATCGGGACCGACGTCGAAACGCTGGAGGCGTATCACGACGTCGAGATCGAGGTTCGCGACCGGGAGGGTGTCGAACGGGATCCGGGGCCGATTCTGGAGGCGTCAGCCGAGGGGAATGTGGCGTTTCTCACGGCGGGCGACACGATGATTTCGACGACTCACGTCGACCTTCGCCTGCGGGCTCTCGAACGGGGGATCGACACCCGAGTGATCCACGGGGTGACCGCCGAGTCGGCCGCCGCGGGGCTCACCGGCCTGCAGAACTACCGGTTCGGGAAGGCGGTCACGCTCCCGTTCCCGTACGCGCACGGCGGCGAGGACGTCCCCGACAGCGTGATCGACACGATCGAGACCAACCGGGAGCGCGGGCTCCACACGCTGGTGTATCTCGACATCAAGGTCGGCACCGGCCCGCGGGGACCGGACCCGGAACACGAGGAGTACATGACGGCCGACGTCGCCGCCGACCTGCTCGCGTCGGCGTGGCACGACGAACTGGGTGTCGTGGTCGCGCGAGCGGGGAGTCCGGATCCGGTCGTCGCGGCCGACCGGCTGTCGAACCTTGCCGATCGATCGTTCGGCGAGCCGCTCCATCTGCTCGTTATTCCCGGCGACCTCCACCACATCGAGGCCGACGCGCTGGGTGGGCTGGCGGACGCGTCCGCGGAACTTCTCGGCGAGTGA
- a CDS encoding zinc ribbon domain-containing protein yields MSLRTALLAVGLLVVGYVLFVAFLAMGPIAWVVFGTMILIGMIQVYRTQRAPDRDSESEPRFCANCGAELAFEPVDEDGDGEDGDGADGDGEDGDGKDGESSDGQDEHREYSVNFCSSCGAPVPDATDGDAGGGAERRRQNCPDCGAPNDPDLTACDYCGTAL; encoded by the coding sequence ATGTCCCTGCGGACTGCCCTCCTGGCCGTCGGCCTCCTCGTCGTCGGCTACGTGTTGTTCGTGGCGTTCCTCGCGATGGGACCCATCGCCTGGGTCGTGTTCGGAACGATGATCCTGATCGGAATGATCCAGGTGTATCGAACGCAGCGTGCCCCGGACCGCGATAGCGAGAGTGAGCCACGGTTTTGCGCCAACTGTGGGGCAGAACTCGCTTTCGAACCCGTCGACGAGGACGGTGACGGCGAGGACGGCGATGGTGCGGACGGTGACGGCGAGGACGGCGATGGCAAGGATGGTGAAAGTTCGGACGGCCAAGACGAGCATCGTGAATACAGTGTCAACTTCTGCAGTTCCTGCGGGGCGCCGGTGCCCGACGCCACCGACGGCGACGCTGGCGGCGGTGCCGAGAGACGGCGGCAAAACTGCCCCGACTGTGGTGCGCCGAACGATCCGGATCTGACCGCGTGTGACTACTGCGGGACGGCGTTGTGA
- a CDS encoding pyruvate ferredoxin oxidoreductase subunit gamma produces MQEIRIHGRGGQGSVTLAQLIAGAAFEGSRWAQAFPAFGVERRGAPVEAYVRLDEDRIRDRSQVTAPDYVIVQDTSLLDIVDVADGMSDDGLLLVNSTDAVEELELDAGIDVEVRTVDATAIAREHLGVPIANTSLLGAFAAATGLVEPEYAKSVVYEKFDGEIAEKNAAAIDAAVREVSA; encoded by the coding sequence ATGCAGGAAATCAGAATTCACGGTCGCGGCGGACAGGGGTCGGTGACGCTGGCCCAGCTCATCGCGGGAGCCGCGTTCGAGGGCTCCCGGTGGGCGCAGGCGTTCCCGGCCTTCGGCGTGGAGCGTCGCGGGGCGCCGGTCGAGGCGTACGTCCGGCTCGACGAGGATCGGATCCGGGACCGGAGCCAGGTTACCGCGCCCGACTACGTCATCGTCCAGGACACGTCGTTGCTGGACATCGTCGACGTGGCAGACGGAATGAGCGACGACGGGCTGTTGCTCGTCAACAGCACTGACGCCGTCGAGGAGCTTGAACTCGATGCGGGGATCGACGTGGAAGTCAGGACGGTCGACGCCACCGCGATCGCCCGGGAACATCTGGGCGTGCCGATCGCGAACACGTCGCTTCTGGGGGCATTCGCTGCCGCAACCGGGCTGGTCGAACCGGAGTACGCGAAGTCGGTCGTCTACGAGAAGTTCGACGGCGAGATCGCCGAGAAGAACGCCGCCGCCATCGACGCGGCCGTCCGGGAGGTGTCCGCATGA
- a CDS encoding thiamine pyrophosphate-dependent enzyme: MATDQLEDGSDEPDEFDDSDKTEAADEFDDADEFEFDYDDAGFAPGHRACSGCGPAIVARHVVDEAGENTIVVNPTGCMEVVSSPFPESAWGVSWIHNVFANAPGVASGVEAAYRSFSRRGREEFEDHEDVNFIVFAGDGATFDIGMRSLSGMFERGHDVLYVCYDNEAYMNTGVQRSGSTPPGAHTTTTPSGEYSTGEDAPKKDMPAIAAAHGVEYVATASISDPIDFRKKVSRGLEVDGPAYVQVLSPCPVGWGFDGSETIEMGELAVETGVYPIYEMEHGEVTSAKTVRDRKPVEAYLERQDRFSHLFGGDAGEETIEAIQAEIDAQAEDLGIDG, translated from the coding sequence ATGGCCACCGATCAACTCGAAGACGGATCGGACGAACCAGACGAATTCGACGATTCCGACAAAACCGAGGCTGCCGACGAATTCGACGATGCCGACGAATTCGAGTTCGATTACGACGACGCTGGCTTCGCGCCGGGGCACCGCGCCTGTTCGGGGTGCGGGCCGGCGATCGTCGCGAGGCACGTCGTCGACGAGGCGGGCGAAAACACGATCGTCGTCAACCCGACCGGCTGTATGGAGGTTGTCTCCTCCCCGTTCCCCGAGAGCGCCTGGGGCGTCAGCTGGATCCACAACGTGTTCGCCAACGCCCCCGGCGTCGCGTCGGGTGTCGAGGCGGCCTATCGGTCGTTCTCCCGGCGGGGTCGCGAGGAGTTCGAGGATCACGAGGACGTGAACTTCATCGTCTTCGCCGGCGACGGAGCCACGTTCGACATCGGGATGCGCAGCCTCAGCGGTATGTTCGAACGCGGCCACGACGTCCTGTACGTCTGTTACGACAACGAGGCGTACATGAACACCGGCGTCCAGCGCAGCGGTTCCACCCCGCCGGGAGCCCACACCACCACGACGCCTTCTGGGGAGTACAGTACCGGCGAGGACGCACCGAAGAAGGACATGCCGGCGATCGCGGCCGCCCACGGCGTGGAGTACGTTGCGACCGCGAGCATCTCCGATCCGATCGACTTCCGGAAGAAGGTCTCCCGGGGACTCGAAGTCGACGGACCCGCCTACGTGCAGGTGCTCTCGCCGTGTCCGGTTGGCTGGGGGTTCGACGGCTCCGAGACGATCGAGATGGGCGAACTCGCCGTCGAGACCGGCGTTTATCCGATTTACGAGATGGAACACGGCGAGGTGACGAGCGCGAAGACCGTTCGCGATCGCAAGCCAGTCGAGGCGTATCTCGAACGGCAGGACCGGTTCTCCCACCTGTTTGGCGGCGACGCGGGCGAGGAAACGATCGAGGCGATCCAGGCCGAGATCGACGCGCAGGCCGAAGACCTCGGTATCGACGGGTAG
- a CDS encoding type 1 glutamine amidotransferase, giving the protein MKVALLNASPNPDRTFDNFRGILGELDSYRCSLSDYRIQERTFPDPGGYDAAIISGSADSVYDDEPYLDELRAWIRDVDLSCFGVCFGHQAIADAYGGRVEELSDGELGYRGAVHWGDPLFDGVPRQFVSFQSHGDGVVEPPDGADIVAANGVCLQAMRVGDHATVQFHPEIGLEYGRDLVDSVEADADDPETEPDFDAVRKTLTEANERQAKRVHAVFENYLDAIA; this is encoded by the coding sequence ATGAAAGTCGCACTGCTGAACGCCTCGCCGAATCCCGATCGGACGTTCGACAACTTCCGCGGAATCCTCGGCGAGCTCGATTCATACCGATGTTCGCTTTCGGACTACCGAATCCAGGAGCGAACGTTCCCGGATCCCGGCGGGTACGACGCAGCTATCATCTCGGGATCGGCAGACAGCGTCTACGACGACGAGCCGTACCTCGACGAGCTCCGAGCGTGGATCCGCGACGTCGACCTGTCGTGTTTCGGCGTCTGTTTCGGCCATCAGGCGATCGCAGACGCCTACGGCGGTCGCGTCGAGGAGCTGTCCGACGGTGAACTGGGGTATCGCGGCGCCGTCCACTGGGGGGATCCGCTGTTCGATGGCGTCCCTCGGCAGTTCGTGAGCTTCCAGAGTCACGGGGACGGTGTGGTCGAGCCGCCGGACGGCGCCGACATCGTCGCCGCAAACGGCGTCTGTCTGCAGGCAATGCGGGTGGGCGATCACGCTACGGTGCAGTTTCACCCCGAGATCGGGCTGGAGTACGGCAGGGATCTCGTCGACTCGGTCGAAGCCGACGCCGACGATCCGGAAACCGAGCCAGACTTCGATGCGGTCCGGAAGACCCTGACCGAAGCCAACGAACGGCAGGCGAAGCGTGTCCACGCGGTCTTCGAAAACTACCTCGACGCGATCGCGTGA
- a CDS encoding helix-turn-helix domain-containing protein: MGSGTAIGKLLGDSRELRAELSVRLPDDHPCPLTDACSCVTEIETASLNGDCHLITKASTGRESVDSVQYVSTDVEESCFCNAFTEHQCVAVITDRKQGELIVETYPPDRLTLMDVVRDVSEIAEVSVRQLSLVSKLEGPHELETVNVSRLTDLERETIDWAIEQGYYERPREIGLDEIADEFGVSKSSISQRLSSAERKLVLEAMG, from the coding sequence ATGGGATCGGGAACCGCCATCGGAAAATTGCTCGGTGATTCCCGGGAGTTGCGCGCGGAACTGTCCGTGCGTCTCCCAGACGATCACCCCTGTCCGCTCACGGACGCATGTTCCTGCGTGACCGAGATCGAAACGGCGAGCCTGAACGGCGACTGCCACCTGATCACGAAGGCCTCGACCGGCCGGGAGTCGGTCGACTCCGTCCAGTACGTCAGTACAGACGTCGAAGAGTCGTGTTTCTGCAACGCCTTCACCGAACACCAGTGCGTCGCGGTGATCACCGACCGGAAACAGGGCGAGTTGATCGTCGAAACGTATCCACCGGACCGACTCACTCTGATGGACGTCGTCCGGGACGTCTCGGAGATCGCCGAGGTATCGGTCCGGCAGCTCTCGCTGGTCTCGAAGCTCGAGGGACCCCACGAACTCGAGACGGTGAACGTCTCCCGGCTGACCGACCTCGAACGCGAAACCATCGACTGGGCGATCGAACAGGGGTACTACGAACGCCCCCGCGAGATCGGCCTCGACGAGATCGCCGACGAGTTCGGCGTCTCGAAATCCTCCATCTCACAGCGACTGAGCTCCGCAGAACGCAAACTCGTTCTAGAAGCGATGGGGTGA
- the artA gene encoding archaeosortase A, translating into MYGTVPGSAPAPTSVLQVGPDGLFEVGPVSDGLAWLSIGLFVLAALLEWRERRRVGGATSPENAPIGKPVRVVAFAAWLTFAAFWLNLVPHFAFVHQSYVEGLLSLVAVPASAYVGWLVYSGRDTLFVLTRAVAVMGVVYLPFETIPALSVAGIALPAPRQVLIEHTAVMTALVMEAVGYTPEMIESSEGYDATFRWLYDDGGEEHIIHVSVVLACTGIGSMSIFAGLIAAVRAPLVRKLRALAIAIGIIYVLNVLRTSFITIVTGNQYMHWFPEAVLFLFGEASPYRVSFLVSDRIISQVLAVVALIGVTYLVVRQLPELLIVLEDVLYVLTGEEHDLQEVIDLPREPTNLDGAGRSAATASVDAAGSEASEGSGAETTEAPESEVGESSDPDAMD; encoded by the coding sequence ATGTACGGCACGGTCCCCGGATCCGCCCCCGCGCCGACCAGCGTTCTCCAGGTCGGCCCGGACGGGTTGTTCGAGGTCGGCCCCGTTTCCGACGGGCTGGCGTGGCTCTCGATCGGCCTGTTCGTGCTTGCCGCCCTCCTCGAGTGGCGGGAGCGTCGGCGCGTCGGGGGAGCCACTTCACCGGAGAACGCCCCGATCGGGAAACCCGTCCGGGTAGTGGCGTTCGCTGCGTGGCTCACGTTCGCCGCGTTCTGGCTCAACCTGGTCCCCCACTTCGCGTTCGTCCACCAGTCGTACGTCGAGGGGCTCTTGAGCCTCGTCGCAGTGCCGGCGTCGGCGTACGTCGGCTGGCTCGTCTACTCCGGGCGGGACACACTGTTCGTCCTCACGCGCGCGGTGGCAGTCATGGGCGTCGTCTACCTTCCGTTCGAGACGATCCCCGCGCTGTCTGTCGCCGGGATCGCGCTTCCCGCCCCGAGGCAGGTGTTGATCGAACACACCGCAGTGATGACTGCACTCGTGATGGAGGCGGTCGGATACACGCCGGAGATGATCGAAAGCAGCGAGGGGTACGACGCCACGTTCAGGTGGCTCTACGACGACGGTGGCGAGGAACACATCATCCACGTCAGCGTCGTGCTCGCGTGCACCGGGATCGGGAGCATGTCGATCTTCGCGGGCCTGATCGCTGCGGTCCGGGCACCGCTGGTTCGCAAACTCCGTGCGCTCGCGATCGCGATCGGCATCATCTACGTGCTCAACGTGCTGCGCACCTCGTTCATCACGATCGTCACGGGCAACCAGTACATGCACTGGTTCCCCGAGGCCGTGCTGTTCCTGTTCGGCGAGGCCAGCCCCTACCGCGTCTCGTTTCTGGTCTCCGATCGGATCATCAGCCAGGTGCTGGCAGTTGTCGCCTTGATCGGCGTTACCTACCTGGTCGTCCGTCAGCTCCCGGAGCTTTTGATCGTGCTCGAGGACGTTCTCTACGTCCTCACCGGAGAAGAACACGACCTCCAGGAGGTGATCGACCTCCCGCGAGAGCCGACGAATCTCGACGGTGCCGGGCGATCCGCGGCGACGGCGTCCGTGGACGCGGCCGGTTCCGAGGCGTCGGAGGGATCCGGTGCCGAAACGACGGAGGCCCCCGAGAGCGAGGTGGGCGAATCGAGCGACCCCGACGCGATGGACTGA
- the azf gene encoding NAD-dependent glucose-6-phosphate dehydrogenase Azf, whose product MDEPVLLTGAGGRVGQAILNGIGESYDWRLLDREPLSPEKRPPGVTHEDVVVADVTDESAVAEAVDGCKAVIHLAGDPRKTAPWDSVLRNNIDGTQVVMNAAVEAGVEKVAFASSNHVVGAYETDDRTPGMYRPDDEFRLDGTELPRPGNLYGVSKATGEFLGRYYHDEHGVSVVCVRIGNLTGEHPPPEYERGHAMWLSHRDCAHLFDRCLRADYGFEIVYGISDNDRKYYSIDRAREVLGYDPQDNSAEYRFDGTPKDE is encoded by the coding sequence ATGGACGAGCCAGTCCTGTTGACGGGCGCAGGGGGCCGGGTCGGACAGGCCATCCTGAACGGGATCGGCGAGTCGTACGACTGGCGCCTGCTCGACCGCGAACCGCTGTCGCCAGAGAAGCGTCCACCCGGGGTAACCCACGAGGACGTCGTCGTCGCGGACGTCACCGACGAGTCGGCGGTCGCGGAGGCGGTCGACGGCTGCAAAGCGGTGATCCACCTCGCCGGCGACCCCCGGAAGACAGCCCCGTGGGACAGCGTCCTCCGCAACAACATTGACGGCACGCAGGTCGTGATGAACGCGGCGGTCGAAGCCGGCGTGGAGAAGGTCGCGTTCGCCTCCTCAAACCACGTCGTCGGCGCCTACGAGACCGACGACCGGACGCCCGGGATGTACCGCCCGGACGACGAGTTTCGACTGGACGGCACCGAACTCCCCCGTCCGGGGAACCTCTACGGCGTCTCGAAGGCGACCGGCGAGTTCCTCGGCCGGTATTACCACGACGAGCACGGGGTTTCGGTGGTGTGTGTTCGGATCGGCAACCTGACCGGGGAACATCCGCCGCCGGAGTACGAACGGGGCCACGCGATGTGGCTCTCCCACCGGGACTGTGCCCACCTGTTCGACCGGTGTCTCCGGGCCGACTACGGCTTCGAGATCGTCTACGGTATCTCCGACAACGACCGGAAGTACTACTCGATCGATCGGGCCCGAGAGGTGCTGGGGTACGATCCGCAGGACAACTCCGCGGAGTACCGGTTCGACGGAACGCCGAAAGACGAGTGA
- a CDS encoding ABC transporter substrate-binding protein produces MFRTKEETVRRRNVLHVGVGITTLTLAGCLGGDDSTEGEPETGEEEDTTGDGRDGGELVFAQQQTPLELDPIEIDDIYSQQIASQLYEPLYDFDAGTEPVPKMAAELPTVERDGERYIVELRDGPRFHNGERVTATDVKHSLEAPLEEETANAADVDMIESIDIVDEQTVQIDLEFGYGPFFTLVLTRNIVPMDVRTEDRTAFNKEAPVGSGPYEFVDWTEGEFVELQRWDDYWDESPNVERLRFEPIEEQTTRVTVLETGDVDVIGGIPPQLWETVENNQQATIDEAPGISYFYLAFNTNEGPAADPQVREAIDYVFSMDQAVENFVEPAGVRNYGPVPVPVAETWEFPIDEWAEIPHDRDLDRAAELLEDAGVSEDYEFTILTPPDDIREQIGVSVGNGLEEIGYSAQVQRLDWGTFTDTYNTGNEDDCNMYTLGWLGGPDPDNYVYNLFHESQEGVTNGVYYRDDDLMDEILQARRGGSIEERRPLYESAIETILEDRLHIPAYSLSVSLGIRDHVNDLVAHPREQRNPRLVSDYNNVWLDE; encoded by the coding sequence ATGTTTCGAACAAAGGAGGAAACGGTGCGGCGGCGTAACGTTCTGCATGTGGGGGTTGGTATCACTACTCTCACTCTCGCGGGCTGTCTCGGAGGTGACGACTCGACCGAAGGAGAGCCAGAAACGGGCGAGGAAGAGGATACAACCGGGGACGGGCGTGACGGCGGAGAGCTCGTTTTCGCCCAGCAGCAGACGCCCCTGGAGCTCGATCCGATCGAGATCGACGACATCTACTCCCAGCAGATCGCCTCACAGCTGTACGAACCACTGTACGACTTCGACGCGGGAACCGAGCCCGTACCAAAGATGGCAGCGGAATTGCCGACCGTCGAACGCGACGGCGAGCGCTACATCGTCGAACTTCGGGATGGCCCGCGGTTCCACAACGGCGAACGGGTGACGGCGACCGACGTGAAACACTCCCTGGAGGCACCCCTCGAGGAGGAGACAGCCAACGCAGCCGACGTCGACATGATCGAGTCCATCGACATCGTCGACGAGCAGACGGTGCAGATCGACCTCGAGTTCGGCTATGGGCCCTTCTTCACGTTGGTTCTCACCCGCAACATCGTCCCGATGGACGTCCGGACCGAGGACAGGACGGCGTTCAACAAGGAGGCACCGGTCGGCTCGGGTCCCTACGAGTTCGTCGACTGGACCGAAGGGGAGTTCGTGGAGCTACAGCGGTGGGATGACTACTGGGACGAATCCCCGAACGTCGAGCGGCTTCGGTTCGAACCGATCGAGGAACAGACCACCCGCGTGACGGTACTGGAAACCGGTGACGTCGACGTTATCGGTGGAATCCCGCCACAGCTGTGGGAGACCGTCGAGAACAACCAGCAGGCGACAATCGACGAGGCGCCGGGGATCTCCTACTTTTATCTTGCCTTCAACACGAACGAGGGGCCCGCTGCCGATCCGCAGGTCAGGGAGGCGATCGACTACGTGTTCTCGATGGACCAGGCCGTCGAGAACTTTGTCGAACCCGCCGGCGTCCGAAACTACGGGCCGGTCCCGGTCCCGGTGGCCGAGACGTGGGAGTTCCCGATCGACGAGTGGGCCGAGATCCCCCACGATCGCGACCTGGATCGGGCAGCCGAACTGCTCGAGGACGCGGGGGTGTCGGAGGATTACGAGTTCACCATCCTCACGCCGCCGGACGACATCCGCGAGCAGATCGGGGTGAGCGTCGGGAACGGGCTCGAGGAAATCGGTTACAGCGCCCAGGTCCAGCGGCTCGACTGGGGGACGTTCACCGACACGTACAACACCGGAAACGAGGACGACTGCAACATGTACACGCTGGGTTGGCTCGGCGGCCCCGATCCCGACAACTACGTGTACAACCTCTTTCACGAAAGTCAGGAGGGAGTCACGAACGGAGTTTACTACCGGGATGACGACCTGATGGACGAGATCCTCCAGGCCCGTCGCGGCGGAAGCATCGAGGAGCGCCGTCCGCTGTACGAGTCGGCCATCGAGACGATCCTCGAAGACCGGTTGCACATCCCGGCGTACAGCCTCAGCGTGTCGCTGGGTATCCGGGACCACGTGAACGACCTCGTCGCCCATCCCCGCGAACAGCGCAACCCGCGGCTGGTCAGCGACTACAACAACGTCTGGCTCGACGAGTGA